One part of the Pseudemcibacter aquimaris genome encodes these proteins:
- a CDS encoding 3-keto-disaccharide hydrolase — protein MIRNLILTAALSSSMALTAQADENWISLFNGENLDGWTVKFSGSKVGENYKNTFRVEDGKLVASYDEYDEFNGEYGHIFYKEKYSHYKIKLEYRFVGEQIKGAPNWAKRNNGIMFHTQSPESMEIDHGWPVSLEFQLLGGLNDGKERHTGNVCTPGTHITIHGKFEKEHCLDSTSKTYHGDQWVTAELEVKGDEYIRQYINGELVLEYFKPVADGNDGEQPAHPMKDGMPVTEGYIALQAESHPTEFRNIMLLDLSSD, from the coding sequence ATGATCAGAAACTTAATTTTAACTGCAGCTCTTTCATCATCGATGGCATTAACCGCACAGGCTGATGAAAACTGGATTTCACTTTTTAATGGTGAAAACCTTGATGGCTGGACCGTAAAATTCAGTGGATCAAAGGTCGGTGAAAATTATAAAAATACATTCCGCGTAGAAGACGGCAAACTGGTCGCAAGTTATGATGAATATGACGAATTTAACGGTGAATACGGCCATATTTTCTATAAAGAAAAATATTCCCATTATAAAATCAAACTTGAATATCGTTTTGTTGGTGAACAAATAAAAGGTGCGCCAAACTGGGCAAAACGCAACAACGGCATTATGTTCCACACCCAATCACCAGAAAGCATGGAAATTGATCATGGCTGGCCGGTATCATTAGAATTCCAACTACTTGGTGGTTTAAATGATGGTAAAGAACGCCATACAGGAAATGTATGTACACCAGGCACCCACATCACAATTCATGGTAAGTTTGAAAAAGAACATTGCCTTGATTCAACATCAAAAACATACCATGGTGATCAATGGGTTACAGCTGAGTTAGAGGTAAAAGGCGATGAATATATCCGCCAATATATTAACGGTGAATTGGTGCTGGAATATTTCAAACCGGTTGCCGATGGAAATGACGGTGAACAACCAGCACACCCGATGAAAGATGGCATGCCTGTTACAGAGGGCTACATCGCATTACAAGCAGAAAGCCATCCGACAGAATTTAGAAATATTATGCTTCTGGATTTAAGCAGCGATTAA